In Dromiciops gliroides isolate mDroGli1 chromosome 4, mDroGli1.pri, whole genome shotgun sequence, one DNA window encodes the following:
- the GPR25 gene encoding probable G-protein coupled receptor 25, with protein MTTESWSPSPRGGDENYGWSGDYEEPEFCLTPDLPYGYIYIPLLYLAAFGAGLVGNSFVVWLLARQQGPRRLVDTFVLHLAVADLMFVVTLPFWAMAAGLSGRWTFGEDLCKISSFIIAVTRCASTLLLAGMSVDRYLAVVKLLDARPLRNQGCMLTTCAVIWTISILAGVPSLVYRKLLPMPVGPGSLCGDDPTDIFQWLSLLVLFLTFILPLFITLFCYFLISRRLCNPPHLGRGRKNSLRIIFAIVGTFTCSWLPFSTLKTFFHIAHLRALPLNCLSVMALRWGLTLSTCLAFVNSSANPIIYLLLDRSFRARAQGSCGRTHPLLTSRVSSASSLSGGDSSIFQSWALGRGRNTRVAPRFSLLPNPRGKDEEAGTPRADRGLEAAQTGASEPEEASGQVPLNRLSGLPQPGQQRKNDAVGPLDRVIAAFCSIRFRRAHRCPSAVEKS; from the exons ATGACAACAGAATCCTGGAGCCCCAGCCCCAGAGGGGGAGATGAGAACTACGGGTGGTCAGGGGACTATGAGGAGCCAGAGTTCTGTCTCACTCCTGACCTCCCCTATGGCTACATCTATATCCCCCTCCTCTACCTGGCTGCCTTTGGAGCTGGGCTAGTGGGCAACTCCTTTGTGGTTTGGCTGCTGGCTCGCCAGCAGGGACCCCGGCGGCTCGTGGACACCTTTGTGCTCCACCTGGCTGTGGCTGACCTCATGTTTGTGGTCACCCTGCCATTCTGGGCCATGGCTGCAGGACTGAGTGGCCGGTGGACCTTTGGAGAAGACTTGTGCAAGATCAGCAGCTTTATCATTGCAGTGACCCGATGTGCCAGTACCCTGCTCCTGGCTGGCATGAGTGTCGACCGATACTTAGCTGTGGTAAAACTCCTGGATGCAAGGCCTCTTCGGAACCAGGGATGCATGCTGACCACATGTGCAGTGATCTGGACCATCTCCATCCTGGCTGGTGTTCCCTCCCTGGTCTACAGAAAACTGCTGCCCATGCCAGTGGGTCCAGGCAGCCTGTGTGGGGATGACCCTACTGACATCTTCCAGTGGCTCAGCCTCCTGGTCCTCTTCCTCACATTCATCCTCCCACTGTTTATCACCCTTTTCTGCTACTTCCTAATCTCTCGACGCCTCTGTAACCCTCCCCACCTGGGCCGGGGACGGAAGAACTCCCTCAGGATCATCTTTGCCATCGTGGGCACCTTTACCTGCTCCTGGCTACCCTTTAGCACCCTGAAGACCTTCTTCCACATTGCCCACCTGAGGGCTCTACCCTTAAACTGCCTATCGGTCATGGCACTGCGCTGGGGACTCACCCTCTCAACCTGCCTGGCCTTTGTCAACAGTAGTGCTAACCCCATCATCTACCTACTTCTGGATCGATCCTTCCGGGCTCGGGCTCAGGGGTCGTGTGGGAGGACCCACCCTCTCCTGACAAGCAGAGTGAGCTCAGCCTCATCTCTCTCAGGGGGTGACAGTTCCATATTCCAAAGCTGGGCCTTGGGACGGGGCCGGAACACCCGCGTGGCTCCCAGATTTTCCTTACTCCCAAATCCAAGAGGGAAAGATGAGGAAGCAGGAACACCAAG GGCAGACAGGGGCCTGGAGGCTGCACAGACAGGGGCTTCGGAACCTGAGGAAGCTTCTGGTCAGGTGCCCCTGAACCGCCTGTCTGGGCTCCCTCAG CCGGGGCAGCAGAGGAAAAATGATGCCGTCGGACCCCTTGATCGGGTGATAGCAGCTTTCTGCAGCATTCGGTTTAGGAGGGCGCACAGATGCCCATCAGCGGTGGAGAAAAGCTGA